A region of Allocoleopsis franciscana PCC 7113 DNA encodes the following proteins:
- the hisB gene encoding imidazoleglycerol-phosphate dehydratase HisB: protein MQLSDSPKGNLTEHTGFNPQNQETRFPTRMATVSRTTGETDVQVSLNLEGTGACTAATGIPFLDHMLHQISSHGLIDLDVRAKGDIEIDDHHTNEDVGITLGMALGKALGDRKGIVRFGHFFAPLDEALVQVTLDFSGRPHLSYGLEIPTQRVGTYDTQLVREFFVAVVNHSQMTLHIRQLDGINSHHIIEATFKAFARAVRMAVEIDPRRAGMIPSSKGVL from the coding sequence ATGCAACTCAGCGATAGTCCGAAGGGGAATCTGACAGAACACACTGGTTTCAATCCTCAAAATCAGGAGACTCGGTTCCCCACCCGGATGGCAACCGTCAGCCGTACCACGGGTGAAACGGATGTGCAGGTGAGTTTGAATTTGGAGGGTACAGGCGCTTGCACGGCTGCCACAGGTATCCCATTTTTAGACCACATGCTGCATCAGATTTCTTCCCATGGGTTGATCGATCTGGACGTGCGGGCTAAGGGAGACATTGAAATTGATGACCACCACACCAATGAAGATGTGGGGATTACACTGGGGATGGCGTTAGGGAAAGCACTGGGCGATCGCAAAGGGATTGTTCGCTTTGGTCATTTTTTCGCCCCCCTCGATGAGGCGTTGGTTCAGGTTACCCTCGACTTTTCTGGGCGTCCTCATTTAAGCTACGGCTTGGAGATTCCAACGCAGCGGGTGGGAACCTACGACACTCAGTTGGTGCGGGAGTTCTTTGTGGCGGTGGTGAATCACTCTCAGATGACGCTGCACATCCGTCAATTGGATGGGATTAATTCGCACCACATCATTGAAGCGACGTTCAAGGCATTTGCACGGGCGGTGCGGATGGCGGTGGAAATCGATCCGCGTCGCGCTGGGATGATTCCTAGTTCTAAGGGTGTGTTGTAG
- the fabI gene encoding enoyl-ACP reductase FabI, protein MLNLTGKNALVTGIANNRSIAWGIAQQLHKAGANLGVTYLPDEKGRFEKKVKELVEPLAPSIFLPCNVQDDAQIAATFEAIGQQWGKLDILIHCLAFAGKDALSGDFSNVSRADFTQALEISTYSLTQLAGAAKPLMTEGGSIVTLTYLGGVKVIPNYNVMGIAKAGLEMSVRYLAAELGPNNIRVNAISAGPIRTLASSAVGGILDMIHHVEEVAPLRRTVTQMEVGNAAAFLCSDLSSGVTGQVLYVDAGYEIMGM, encoded by the coding sequence ATGCTTAATTTGACTGGAAAAAACGCTCTTGTCACCGGTATTGCCAATAATCGCTCGATCGCTTGGGGCATTGCCCAGCAACTGCACAAAGCGGGAGCAAATTTGGGGGTTACCTATCTGCCCGATGAAAAAGGACGTTTTGAGAAAAAAGTCAAAGAGCTAGTAGAACCCCTCGCCCCTAGTATTTTTTTGCCCTGTAACGTTCAGGACGATGCCCAAATCGCCGCCACCTTCGAGGCGATCGGTCAACAATGGGGTAAATTGGACATTCTAATTCATTGCCTTGCCTTTGCGGGTAAAGATGCGTTATCGGGAGACTTTAGTAATGTTTCCAGGGCTGATTTTACCCAAGCGTTGGAAATTAGCACGTACTCGCTGACTCAACTGGCAGGGGCGGCTAAACCCTTGATGACAGAAGGCGGTAGTATTGTCACCCTCACCTATTTGGGGGGGGTTAAAGTAATTCCCAATTACAACGTGATGGGAATTGCCAAGGCGGGGCTGGAAATGAGTGTGCGTTACCTAGCGGCTGAACTAGGGCCGAACAATATTCGGGTGAATGCAATCTCAGCAGGGCCGATCCGTACCTTAGCCTCGTCAGCGGTTGGAGGTATCCTCGATATGATTCATCATGTGGAGGAAGTGGCACCCCTGCGGCGGACTGTTACCCAGATGGAAGTGGGTAATGCGGCGGCTTTCTTGTGCAGTGATTTATCCAGTGGTGTGACGGGTCAAGTTTTATATGTAGACGCCGGTTACGAAATAATGGGGATGTAA
- a CDS encoding WecB/TagA/CpsF family glycosyltransferase, translating to MMTNAGNPNILVNQQESTQLDPKTIAALDQGKRNVLGVRVDAVNYEAAVHKIIAAARQGKKLSVSALAVHGVMTGVLDETHRYRLNRLDLVCPDGQPVRWALNLLYKLKLPDRVCGPVLMLQICERAAQEGLPIYLYGSRPEILESLIKNLCDRFPKLIIAGSQPSRFRQVSTEEKQQIVEQIRQSGASMVFAGLGCPRQEVWVYEYSQDLPMPVMAVGAAFDFHAGRISQAPAFMQRWGLEWFYRLMQEPTRLWRRYVFLNPLYISLFILQFFKVVYFNPSNAKPPTEDMRYG from the coding sequence ATGATGACCAATGCAGGTAATCCGAATATTTTGGTGAATCAACAAGAATCTACCCAGTTAGACCCGAAAACCATTGCAGCGCTTGATCAAGGCAAACGCAACGTTCTTGGAGTTCGGGTCGATGCAGTGAATTATGAGGCTGCCGTCCATAAAATCATTGCAGCAGCTCGTCAGGGGAAAAAGCTATCGGTTTCAGCCCTAGCCGTTCATGGCGTGATGACGGGAGTTCTCGATGAAACCCATCGCTATCGTCTCAATCGTTTGGATCTCGTCTGTCCGGATGGGCAACCAGTGCGTTGGGCACTCAATTTGTTATATAAACTTAAACTTCCCGATCGCGTTTGTGGCCCGGTCTTGATGCTACAAATTTGTGAACGTGCCGCTCAAGAAGGATTGCCGATTTATCTGTATGGCAGTCGTCCTGAAATACTGGAATCTCTGATCAAGAATCTTTGCGATCGCTTCCCCAAATTAATCATCGCCGGTTCTCAGCCCTCTCGCTTCCGCCAAGTCTCGACTGAAGAAAAACAGCAAATCGTAGAACAGATTCGTCAAAGTGGTGCCTCGATGGTATTTGCGGGTTTGGGGTGCCCCAGGCAAGAAGTATGGGTGTATGAATACAGCCAAGATTTACCCATGCCCGTGATGGCAGTGGGTGCTGCTTTTGATTTCCATGCGGGGCGAATCTCACAAGCACCCGCTTTTATGCAGCGCTGGGGTTTGGAGTGGTTTTATCGGCTGATGCAAGAACCGACTCGTTTGTGGCGGCGGTATGTTTTCTTAAATCCTCTCTATATCTCGTTATTTATTTTGCAGTTTTTTAAAGTCGTCTATTTCAATCCTTCCAACGCCAAGCCTCCCACAGAAGACATGCGATATGGATAG
- a CDS encoding DUF3146 family protein, which translates to MSSMNLPETTAYVRITQHSWQQGKMEGEVQAAEYRWQFQWCFRKGQLSVKPSLGRALIQEPLGRFLERCDYQLEPGGDYAFTIRAEL; encoded by the coding sequence GTGAGTTCCATGAATCTGCCGGAAACGACTGCCTATGTCAGGATTACGCAGCACTCCTGGCAACAGGGAAAGATGGAAGGAGAAGTGCAAGCGGCAGAATATAGGTGGCAGTTTCAGTGGTGTTTCCGGAAAGGACAGTTGTCTGTCAAACCTTCTCTAGGACGTGCTCTGATTCAAGAGCCACTCGGTCGTTTTTTAGAGCGCTGCGATTACCAATTGGAGCCAGGAGGAGATTATGCCTTTACGATTCGAGCTGAACTGTGA
- a CDS encoding DUF3084 domain-containing protein, producing MTSGYILIVAILLLGGVIATLGDRIGTKVGKARLSLFNLRPRKTATLVTVITGSLISATTLGILFATSGSIRDGLLRLDEIKKNLRIARGEIQTINQQKQQVESELTQARTQQSEAQKRLDIINQNFQKAQAQLKNISGQATVLRSEIKSLLAERQQLLQQRNQLTEQITQLQTQVAQLRESVTQRDEELVKRGQTIEERNQELARKNQTIKERNQELQEKARAITESEERLKELEQEFKQVIVQREARYKEREEKLRAAITQREARLQELEQELTQRESQLAAQEKQLGEREKQLAFLRQEVETLEQYYQNYQVLRQGNVALVRGQVLAFGVVRVVDPKAAPQAIEQLLREANRKAVEITRQNRTDADEPLVKIPKSQVEVLINQIKDGKDYVVRILSVGNYVEGEKDIQVFADAVPNQVVFPAEELLATVSVDASTMTNEQIRQRLDQLLAAAQFRARRAGILGSIQIGDGRIITVINFIEQLEKYGQSVDIKAITQETTPTAGPLKLQLVAMHNGQVLFKT from the coding sequence ATGACCAGCGGTTATATCCTGATTGTGGCAATTTTGTTATTGGGGGGGGTAATCGCCACCTTAGGCGATCGCATTGGCACGAAAGTAGGCAAGGCGCGGTTAAGCTTATTTAATTTACGTCCTCGCAAGACAGCCACTTTGGTGACCGTAATCACGGGTAGTCTGATTTCTGCGACAACTTTAGGGATTTTGTTCGCGACAAGTGGCTCTATTAGAGATGGGCTTTTACGACTCGACGAAATCAAAAAAAATCTGAGAATTGCTCGTGGTGAAATCCAGACGATTAATCAGCAGAAGCAGCAGGTAGAGAGTGAATTAACTCAAGCTAGAACCCAGCAATCTGAGGCTCAAAAGCGTCTAGATATCATTAATCAAAATTTCCAAAAAGCTCAAGCTCAATTAAAAAATATTTCTGGGCAGGCTACGGTACTCCGATCAGAAATTAAGTCACTCCTAGCAGAACGCCAGCAGTTGTTGCAGCAGCGAAATCAACTCACTGAGCAAATTACTCAACTTCAAACTCAAGTCGCTCAATTAAGAGAATCAGTGACTCAGCGAGATGAGGAACTCGTCAAGCGAGGTCAAACCATTGAGGAGCGCAATCAGGAACTAGCCCGGAAAAATCAAACCATTAAAGAACGCAATCAGGAACTACAAGAAAAAGCCAGAGCGATTACTGAGAGTGAAGAACGCCTCAAAGAACTGGAACAAGAATTCAAGCAAGTAATCGTCCAGCGCGAGGCTCGCTACAAAGAACGGGAAGAAAAATTAAGAGCAGCGATTACCCAGCGCGAAGCTCGTCTCCAAGAATTGGAACAAGAACTTACGCAACGAGAAAGCCAACTGGCTGCTCAAGAAAAACAACTTGGTGAACGAGAAAAACAACTGGCTTTTTTACGACAGGAAGTAGAAACACTAGAACAGTATTATCAGAACTATCAAGTGCTGCGTCAGGGTAATGTCGCTCTGGTTCGTGGTCAAGTTCTGGCCTTTGGTGTTGTGCGCGTGGTTGATCCAAAGGCTGCTCCTCAAGCCATTGAACAGCTATTGCGGGAAGCGAATCGCAAAGCTGTTGAAATCACTCGCCAGAATAGAACAGATGCCGATGAGCCTCTGGTCAAAATCCCTAAATCACAGGTTGAGGTGTTAATTAATCAGATTAAAGATGGGAAAGACTATGTGGTGCGAATCCTCTCTGTTGGTAACTATGTGGAGGGCGAAAAGGACATACAAGTTTTTGCAGATGCAGTCCCTAATCAAGTTGTATTTCCAGCGGAGGAACTCTTGGCTACCGTTTCTGTCGATGCTTCAACGATGACTAATGAACAAATCAGGCAGCGGCTCGATCAGTTGCTAGCTGCCGCTCAGTTCCGGGCGCGTCGTGCTGGGATACTCGGTAGTATTCAGATTGGAGATGGTCGCATCATTACAGTCATTAACTTTATTGAACAGCTAGAAAAGTATGGTCAATCTGTAGATATTAAAGCGATCACTCAAGAAACAACCCCTACCGCTGGTCCCTTGAAATTACAGTTGGTTGCGATGCACAATGGACAAGTGCTTTTTAAAACATGA
- a CDS encoding NAD-dependent epimerase/dehydratase family protein encodes MSVAIITGSAGLIGSEATTFFAAQGLDVVGIDNDMRRVFFGEDASTTWNRQRLEKTLGTQYTHLEVDIRDNETITQIFRKYASNIVLIIHTAAQPSHDWAARDPMMDFSVNANGTLNLLEVTRQYCPDAAFIFTSTNKVYGDTPNRLPLVELETRWEIDPNHTYKSGIREDMSIDQTLHSLFGASKVAADILVQEYGRYFGLRTACFRGGCLTGPNHSGTQLHGFLAYLMKCAVIGTPYTVYGYRGKQVRDNIHSADLIQAFYEFFKAPRVAEVYNTGGGRYSNCSMLEAIEICQKIVAREMKWTYSDQNRIGDHIWWISNNHKFSQHYPNWKLKYNVPQILQEIYDCNYDRWKKGAL; translated from the coding sequence GTGAGTGTCGCTATCATTACTGGCTCAGCCGGGTTAATTGGCTCTGAAGCTACAACGTTTTTTGCCGCACAAGGTTTGGACGTGGTAGGAATTGATAATGATATGCGTCGCGTATTTTTTGGTGAGGACGCCTCTACAACTTGGAATCGACAACGCCTAGAAAAAACGCTAGGAACACAATATACTCACCTAGAGGTGGATATTCGAGACAATGAAACAATTACCCAAATTTTTAGGAAATATGCTTCTAATATCGTCCTGATTATTCATACGGCTGCTCAACCTTCCCACGATTGGGCGGCACGCGATCCGATGATGGATTTTTCTGTCAATGCGAATGGGACTCTCAATCTCTTAGAGGTAACTCGTCAATACTGTCCTGACGCTGCTTTTATTTTCACTTCCACTAATAAAGTATACGGGGATACACCCAATCGATTGCCTCTTGTTGAACTCGAAACTCGTTGGGAAATTGACCCCAATCATACGTACAAATCGGGGATACGAGAGGATATGTCGATCGATCAAACCCTCCATAGTTTATTTGGTGCCTCCAAAGTTGCAGCAGATATTTTAGTTCAAGAATATGGGCGCTATTTTGGGCTACGTACCGCTTGCTTTCGAGGGGGATGTCTCACCGGTCCGAATCATTCTGGGACTCAATTACACGGCTTTTTGGCTTATTTAATGAAATGTGCAGTGATCGGCACGCCCTATACGGTTTATGGTTATAGAGGGAAACAAGTCCGCGATAATATTCATAGCGCTGACCTAATTCAAGCCTTCTATGAATTTTTTAAAGCACCTCGAGTGGCAGAGGTGTATAACACGGGTGGTGGTCGCTACAGCAATTGCTCTATGTTAGAAGCGATTGAAATATGTCAAAAGATAGTTGCACGAGAAATGAAGTGGACTTACTCTGATCAAAACCGCATTGGCGATCATATTTGGTGGATTAGCAATAATCACAAATTTTCTCAACACTATCCAAACTGGAAGTTAAAGTACAACGTCCCGCAGATATTGCAGGAAATTTACGACTGTAACTATGACCGATGGAAGAAAGGGGCACTATGA
- the ntcA gene encoding global nitrogen regulator NtcA produces MVVTQNRPLAAVFRQMGGGAFPPVVETFERGKTIFFPGDPAERVYFLLKGAVKLSRVYEAGEEITVALLRENSVFGVLSLITGHRSDRFYHAVAFTPVELLSAPIDQVEQSLKDNPELSMLMLRGLSSRILQTEMMIETLAHRDMGSRLVSFLLILCRDFGVPSAEGITIDLKLSHQAIAEAIGSTRVTVTRLLGDLRSEQMISIHKKKITVHNPVVLSQQFT; encoded by the coding sequence ATGGTCGTGACGCAAAATAGACCGTTAGCAGCAGTGTTTCGTCAGATGGGCGGTGGGGCATTTCCACCGGTGGTTGAAACGTTTGAGCGGGGGAAAACGATTTTTTTCCCAGGAGACCCAGCAGAAAGGGTCTACTTCTTGCTCAAAGGAGCCGTAAAGCTGTCTAGAGTTTACGAAGCTGGGGAAGAAATTACGGTAGCGCTGTTACGCGAAAATAGTGTTTTCGGGGTTTTGTCGCTGATTACAGGTCACCGCTCTGATCGGTTTTATCATGCCGTTGCTTTTACACCTGTTGAATTGCTCTCTGCACCCATTGACCAAGTAGAGCAATCACTCAAGGACAACCCAGAGCTATCCATGTTGATGTTACGGGGTCTATCCTCACGGATTTTGCAAACAGAAATGATGATCGAAACACTCGCTCATCGGGACATGGGTTCGCGCTTGGTCAGTTTTCTGTTGATTCTGTGCCGCGACTTCGGAGTCCCCTCAGCGGAGGGGATCACCATCGATCTGAAGCTGTCTCATCAAGCGATCGCAGAAGCCATAGGCTCAACCCGTGTCACTGTGACTCGTTTACTGGGAGACTTGCGTTCAGAACAAATGATTTCAATTCATAAGAAAAAAATTACGGTTCACAACCCAGTGGTGTTGAGCCAGCAGTTTACCTAA
- a CDS encoding pre-16S rRNA-processing nuclease YqgF — MLLGFDPGRDKCGLAVMGKQQQLLYHQVVPSADAIATLQQLCQQFSITTLVMGDQTTAKKWKQTLERELSASLPIVLVDERYSSLEARDRYWQMYPPTGLQRLIPQGMREPPRPIDDIVAILLIERYLKGLGMESKEG, encoded by the coding sequence TTGCTTTTAGGCTTTGATCCCGGACGCGATAAATGTGGTTTAGCCGTAATGGGTAAGCAGCAACAGCTCCTTTACCATCAGGTTGTGCCGTCTGCTGATGCGATCGCAACCCTTCAACAATTGTGTCAGCAATTCTCCATCACCACCTTAGTGATGGGCGATCAAACGACGGCAAAAAAGTGGAAACAGACACTTGAGCGCGAGTTATCAGCCTCATTGCCGATTGTTTTGGTCGATGAGCGTTACAGCAGTTTAGAAGCACGCGATCGCTATTGGCAAATGTACCCCCCCACAGGACTGCAACGCCTCATCCCTCAAGGAATGCGCGAACCCCCTCGTCCCATCGATGATATTGTTGCCATTTTGTTAATCGAACGTTATTTGAAGGGATTAGGGATGGAGTCAAAAGAAGGCTGA
- a CDS encoding glycosyltransferase family 4 protein, translating to MDESKDIRIAWLVPSVELGAYWQPVLREFTKVFKNTIFYTGLVWPGFDPDVPGADVIKIVGEMKSLEMTQTKGYSRRLMILSPGIMGHLIQFKPQVILAQAYSLWTLLALLLKPWGKWRFIIIYDGSSPNSDFRDSTLRSLFRRVMSRYADAFVANSYGAKDYLIEGVGAKSEIVFTKTYLVPDATTLQQSLETVDQFDETLKPPIFLYVGRITPRKGIQSLLAACSILRSQGYLDYSLLIVGTGEQREELEIFIKNQHLEDQVKWVGWVEYGRLGKYFQQADVFVFPTLEDIWGMVALEAMVFGKPVLCSKWAGAAEMVIEGKNGYIFDPFAPEELAIAMRRFLEHPELIDSMSQQSQQLISTKNPSSAAQSFVEVISLVLNE from the coding sequence ATGGATGAGAGTAAAGATATTCGCATTGCTTGGTTAGTACCTTCGGTAGAACTGGGGGCTTACTGGCAACCTGTATTGAGAGAATTCACAAAGGTATTTAAAAATACAATTTTTTACACCGGTCTGGTTTGGCCCGGATTCGATCCTGACGTTCCCGGCGCAGATGTCATCAAAATTGTCGGGGAGATGAAATCTCTAGAGATGACTCAGACGAAGGGTTACAGCCGTCGTCTAATGATACTCTCTCCCGGTATCATGGGTCACTTAATACAATTTAAGCCACAGGTAATCTTGGCTCAAGCTTATTCGTTGTGGACTCTGTTAGCGCTGCTTTTAAAACCTTGGGGAAAGTGGCGATTTATCATTATTTATGATGGCAGTTCTCCCAACTCAGATTTTCGAGATTCAACTCTTCGTTCACTTTTTCGACGAGTGATGTCTCGCTATGCGGATGCCTTTGTGGCTAATAGTTATGGAGCTAAAGATTATCTAATTGAGGGGGTGGGTGCAAAGTCAGAAATAGTGTTTACTAAAACGTATTTAGTGCCGGATGCAACCACTTTACAGCAAAGTCTTGAGACGGTTGATCAATTCGATGAAACGCTCAAGCCTCCCATTTTTCTGTATGTGGGACGTATTACACCTAGAAAAGGGATTCAGTCACTTTTAGCAGCCTGTTCTATTCTGCGATCTCAGGGCTATTTAGATTATTCACTCCTGATTGTTGGTACGGGTGAGCAACGAGAGGAACTAGAAATCTTTATCAAAAATCAACATTTAGAAGATCAGGTCAAGTGGGTCGGCTGGGTAGAATATGGGCGTCTAGGGAAATACTTCCAACAGGCAGATGTTTTTGTATTTCCCACATTAGAAGATATATGGGGAATGGTGGCGCTTGAAGCGATGGTTTTTGGGAAACCTGTTCTATGTTCTAAATGGGCAGGAGCCGCAGAAATGGTGATTGAGGGCAAGAATGGTTACATTTTTGACCCGTTTGCACCTGAAGAATTAGCGATCGCTATGCGTCGGTTTCTGGAACATCCAGAACTAATTGATTCAATGAGTCAGCAATCTCAGCAACTCATTAGCACGAAAAATCCATCTTCAGCCGCCCAATCTTTTGTGGAGGTTATTTCTTTAGTTTTGAACGAATAA
- a CDS encoding secondary thiamine-phosphate synthase enzyme YjbQ: MTQYQQLLRIQTTGKSFSPITSKVQSVVAESGIDTGLCTIFLRHTSASLVIQENADPDVLKDLSNFFAKLVPEDGKSYIHDAEGPDDMPAHIRTALTKTSEQIPIARGRLLLGTWQGIYLWEHRRQNHHREVVVHITGN; this comes from the coding sequence ATGACTCAATACCAACAACTTCTGAGAATACAAACCACTGGCAAATCGTTCTCCCCAATTACCTCGAAAGTGCAATCGGTTGTTGCTGAGTCAGGTATCGACACTGGACTGTGTACAATTTTCTTACGCCATACTTCTGCTAGCCTGGTGATTCAAGAAAATGCAGACCCGGATGTGCTGAAAGATTTATCCAATTTTTTTGCCAAATTAGTGCCAGAAGATGGTAAAAGCTATATCCATGACGCAGAAGGGCCTGATGATATGCCGGCTCACATCCGCACAGCTCTCACCAAGACATCAGAACAAATTCCCATTGCTCGTGGCAGATTGCTGTTAGGAACCTGGCAGGGAATTTATCTTTGGGAACATCGGCGACAAAATCATCACCGTGAAGTGGTAGTTCACATCACAGGCAACTAA
- a CDS encoding glycosyltransferase family 2 protein: protein MNCDRLAALLTCHNRKLLTLACLQALFHQELKGKLTIDVYLVDDGSTDDTAEAVAQSYPQVKILKGDGSLFWNGGTRLAFAEAIKDDYDYYLWLNNDTLLYPNALSHLLETFDHLRDQGEHRAIVAGSTCDPQTKAPTYGGVMRRSRWRPLKFDLLEPGESPQRCDTINGNCVLIPRAVVQVVGNLEPAFTHYAGDWDYGLRAQRQGCTLWVAPGYVGTCSQNYKPGSEADESVALGEGLKKIGQPKGLPVKEQVLHPFWEWKIFAQRHGGLLWPLYWLIPYRRLLGISLIGGSEKKAE, encoded by the coding sequence ATGAACTGCGATCGCCTAGCTGCACTGCTCACTTGCCATAACCGCAAGCTACTGACGTTGGCTTGTCTTCAGGCTCTCTTCCATCAGGAACTCAAGGGTAAGCTCACCATTGATGTTTATTTAGTCGATGATGGCAGTACGGATGATACCGCAGAGGCTGTAGCCCAGTCCTATCCCCAGGTGAAGATTCTGAAAGGAGATGGCAGCTTATTTTGGAATGGCGGAACACGCCTTGCCTTTGCTGAAGCCATTAAGGACGACTACGACTACTACCTGTGGTTGAACAATGACACCCTGCTTTACCCCAACGCCTTAAGCCACCTCTTAGAAACGTTTGATCATTTACGGGATCAAGGTGAGCATCGGGCTATTGTTGCCGGATCGACTTGCGATCCCCAAACTAAAGCCCCAACTTATGGAGGGGTAATGCGCCGCAGCCGTTGGCGACCCCTGAAATTTGACTTGCTAGAACCTGGGGAGTCCCCACAGCGCTGTGACACCATTAACGGCAACTGTGTTCTGATTCCCAGAGCCGTGGTTCAAGTCGTGGGGAATCTAGAGCCGGCTTTTACTCACTATGCCGGTGACTGGGACTACGGTTTACGCGCCCAGCGACAGGGGTGTACCCTTTGGGTTGCACCTGGATATGTGGGGACTTGTTCGCAGAACTACAAACCGGGGAGTGAGGCGGATGAATCCGTAGCGTTGGGTGAAGGACTCAAAAAAATTGGACAACCCAAGGGTTTACCCGTAAAAGAACAAGTCCTTCACCCTTTTTGGGAGTGGAAAATTTTCGCCCAGAGGCATGGCGGTCTGCTTTGGCCCCTTTACTGGTTGATTCCCTATCGCAGATTATTGGGAATTTCGCTCATCGGTGGTTCTGAAAAAAAGGCTGAATGA